The following are encoded in a window of Solidesulfovibrio magneticus RS-1 genomic DNA:
- a CDS encoding methyl-accepting chemotaxis protein → MRIGITLKIIVLVVSSVIISSLAIVVAGRFAFETGFSKEYDDNIQAFQRVGADRLESLRTQFSHLARGQAVRPNVINGVSGPDKALLSRLGQDLVGVGQAGFVVFADTAGTVLAAAGESADAVTALKERLADNAAGRETLGFTTVSGNRLPLMATAPVRKDGAVIGCVAVGADLAAKNALVDSLKTMLGVEATLFSGPIRVSSTITNASGRVIGTSITDQDVVSGVLGQGKVVIKRLTLFDKPYIAAYWPLADAAGKPMGIAFVGKDMGMLAASLAAVNRNAGLSALAVVVALGLLGYLASKAFTKPILALAAFSGAVAAGRLNETLSVSSRDEAGDLADSLRRMVGTLRDKITEAEAATDTARQESERAKAAMEAAEEARRQGEAARREGILHAVAQMGSVVSGVTEAATRLRAQIDQSRQGSEIQTRRVAETATAMEEMNATVLEVAQNASKAAGTTDGARSQADRGAEIVSQAMARIEAVRQQALTLKADMGSLGEQATAIGHIIGVINDIADQTNLLALNAAIEAARAGEAGRGFAVVADEVRKLAEKTMTATKEVGAAINGIQQGTSRNIGNVERAVAVIGEATDKARESGEALGEIVGMVDSASDQVRAIATATEEQSSATEEISRSIEEINVISAETSTSMAEAGQAVADLDGEAAALRRLMEDMETEARGTAKPKALGR, encoded by the coding sequence ATGCGCATCGGCATTACCCTCAAAATCATCGTCCTCGTCGTTTCCTCGGTCATCATCTCCAGTCTCGCCATTGTCGTGGCCGGCCGCTTTGCCTTTGAAACCGGCTTTTCCAAGGAGTACGACGACAACATCCAGGCCTTCCAGCGCGTGGGCGCGGACCGGCTGGAATCGCTACGCACCCAGTTTTCCCATCTGGCCCGGGGCCAGGCCGTACGGCCAAACGTCATCAATGGCGTGTCCGGCCCGGACAAGGCACTGCTGTCGCGCCTGGGCCAGGATCTCGTGGGCGTGGGGCAGGCCGGCTTCGTGGTCTTTGCCGACACCGCCGGCACGGTGCTGGCGGCGGCCGGCGAGTCGGCCGACGCGGTCACGGCCCTCAAGGAACGCCTGGCCGACAATGCCGCCGGTCGCGAAACCCTCGGGTTCACGACGGTTTCGGGCAACCGCCTGCCCCTTATGGCCACGGCCCCGGTGCGCAAGGACGGCGCGGTCATCGGCTGCGTGGCCGTCGGGGCCGATCTGGCCGCCAAAAACGCCCTGGTGGACAGCCTCAAGACCATGCTGGGCGTGGAAGCCACGCTCTTTTCCGGGCCAATACGCGTGTCCTCCACCATCACCAACGCCTCCGGCCGGGTCATCGGCACCTCCATCACCGACCAGGACGTCGTCTCGGGCGTGCTGGGGCAGGGCAAGGTCGTCATCAAGCGCCTGACCCTTTTCGACAAGCCCTACATTGCGGCCTACTGGCCCCTGGCCGACGCCGCCGGCAAACCCATGGGCATCGCCTTTGTCGGCAAGGATATGGGAATGCTCGCCGCCTCGCTGGCGGCGGTCAACCGCAACGCCGGCCTCAGCGCCCTGGCCGTTGTGGTGGCCCTTGGCCTCCTGGGCTATCTGGCTTCCAAGGCCTTTACTAAGCCGATCCTGGCCCTGGCCGCCTTTTCCGGGGCCGTGGCGGCGGGACGGCTCAATGAAACCCTCAGCGTGTCCAGCCGCGACGAGGCGGGCGATCTGGCCGATTCGCTGCGGCGCATGGTGGGCACGCTTCGCGACAAGATCACCGAGGCCGAGGCGGCCACCGACACCGCCAGGCAGGAGTCCGAACGGGCCAAGGCAGCCATGGAAGCGGCCGAGGAAGCCCGCCGCCAGGGCGAGGCGGCCCGAAGGGAAGGCATCCTCCACGCCGTGGCCCAGATGGGTTCGGTGGTTTCCGGCGTCACCGAGGCGGCCACGCGACTGCGCGCCCAGATCGACCAGTCGCGCCAGGGGTCGGAGATCCAGACCCGCCGGGTGGCCGAGACGGCCACGGCCATGGAAGAAATGAACGCCACGGTGCTGGAAGTGGCCCAGAACGCCTCCAAGGCCGCCGGCACCACCGACGGGGCCCGGTCCCAGGCCGACCGGGGCGCGGAGATCGTCAGTCAGGCCATGGCCCGCATCGAAGCCGTGCGGCAGCAGGCGCTGACGCTCAAGGCCGACATGGGCAGTCTTGGCGAGCAGGCCACGGCCATCGGGCATATCATCGGCGTCATCAACGACATCGCCGACCAAACCAACCTTTTGGCCCTCAATGCGGCCATTGAAGCCGCCCGGGCCGGCGAGGCCGGTCGCGGCTTCGCCGTGGTGGCCGACGAAGTGCGCAAGCTGGCCGAAAAGACCATGACCGCCACCAAGGAAGTCGGCGCGGCCATAAACGGCATCCAGCAAGGGACCAGCCGCAACATCGGCAATGTGGAGCGGGCCGTGGCCGTCATCGGCGAGGCCACCGACAAGGCGCGTGAATCCGGCGAGGCCCTGGGCGAAATCGTCGGCATGGTGGATTCCGCCTCGGATCAGGTGCGGGCCATCGCCACGGCAACCGAGGAACAATCCTCGGCAACTGAGGAGATCAGCCGTTCCATCGAGGAAATCAACGTCATTTCGGCCGAGACCAGCACGTCCATGGCCGAGGCCGGGCAAGCCGTAGCCGATCTCGACGGCGAGGCGGCGGCGCTGCGCCGGCTCATGGAAGACATGGAAACCGAAGCGCGCGGCACGGCCAAGCCCAAGGCCCTGGGCCGCTAG
- a CDS encoding DMT family transporter, which translates to MTTSMAWTYLIVGGLFEAGWPIGLKMAETPGRGLAGWLIATLCMAASMALLYLAQREISIGTAYAVWTGIGAAGAFACGLLLYGDPATFGRFAGVGLIISGVVVLKLAH; encoded by the coding sequence ATGACAACGAGCATGGCCTGGACCTATTTGATCGTTGGCGGACTGTTCGAGGCGGGCTGGCCCATCGGGCTCAAAATGGCCGAAACGCCCGGGCGCGGACTGGCCGGCTGGCTCATCGCCACCCTGTGCATGGCCGCCAGTATGGCGCTTTTGTATCTGGCCCAGCGCGAAATCTCCATCGGCACGGCCTATGCCGTCTGGACCGGCATCGGCGCGGCCGGGGCCTTTGCCTGCGGCCTGCTGCTGTACGGCGACCCGGCCACTTTCGGGCGCTTCGCCGGCGTGGGACTCATCATTTCCGGCGTGGTCGTGCTCAAGCTCGCCCATTAA
- a CDS encoding AMIN domain-containing protein codes for MALTRGDKMIIAGAAALAVTVVLGLAVVKKPYLFGLGEKPAPADIPPAPAAAAPEVPAGPPPITAPPAAIAKQAADAAAPAPAAAPMPAPTPSPAAVPATPTPVPAAPAAPPAKTPPPQVAGDESLEKMFEELAGESGGNKTGKPGAPKAEAKPAAPVPAVPAAPVATTPAEAIKAEALPEPQAAPAPGHAPAPGHAPAPAKTDPKAEAKAKAEQAKAEAKAKAEQAKAEAKAKAEQAKAEAKATPAPKPVAPAAPTAPAAARPVAGGGNVIRVIAEEKPGEYVLVIQTNKPPANFSRMFMTDPPRLVLDIDGAWNYNGPLSSSTGDAFIRQIRVGKHADKFRVVLDMAPDATTRLRGAPTAERVPEGVALRIPK; via the coding sequence ATGGCTCTGACTCGGGGCGACAAGATGATCATCGCGGGGGCGGCGGCCCTGGCCGTCACCGTGGTGCTCGGCTTGGCCGTTGTGAAAAAGCCGTATCTCTTCGGACTCGGCGAAAAGCCCGCCCCGGCCGACATTCCCCCGGCTCCGGCCGCTGCCGCGCCCGAAGTCCCGGCCGGCCCGCCGCCCATCACCGCGCCGCCGGCGGCCATCGCCAAACAGGCGGCCGACGCCGCCGCGCCGGCTCCGGCCGCCGCGCCCATGCCTGCCCCGACGCCGTCCCCAGCCGCCGTGCCCGCCACGCCGACGCCTGTACCAGCCGCTCCGGCCGCCCCCCCGGCCAAGACCCCGCCGCCCCAGGTCGCCGGCGACGAGAGCCTGGAAAAGATGTTCGAGGAACTGGCCGGCGAATCCGGCGGCAACAAAACCGGCAAACCCGGCGCGCCCAAGGCCGAGGCCAAACCCGCCGCGCCTGTTCCGGCTGTCCCGGCCGCGCCGGTGGCCACCACCCCGGCCGAGGCCATCAAGGCCGAAGCCCTGCCCGAACCCCAAGCCGCGCCGGCCCCGGGCCACGCCCCTGCCCCGGGCCACGCCCCTGCCCCGGCCAAGACTGATCCCAAGGCCGAGGCCAAGGCGAAAGCCGAACAAGCCAAAGCCGAGGCCAAGGCCAAAGCCGAGCAGGCCAAGGCGGAAGCCAAAGCCAAGGCGGAACAAGCCAAGGCCGAAGCCAAGGCCACCCCCGCGCCCAAGCCCGTCGCCCCGGCTGCCCCGACGGCCCCGGCCGCCGCCAGGCCGGTTGCCGGCGGCGGCAACGTCATCCGGGTGATTGCCGAGGAAAAACCCGGCGAATACGTGCTGGTCATCCAAACCAACAAGCCGCCGGCGAATTTCTCGCGCATGTTCATGACCGACCCGCCCCGGCTGGTCCTGGATATCGATGGGGCCTGGAACTACAACGGTCCGCTGTCCAGCTCCACGGGCGACGCGTTTATCCGGCAGATCCGGGTGGGCAAGCACGCCGACAAGTTCCGCGTGGTGCTCGACATGGCCCCGGACGCCACCACGCGCCTTCGCGGCGCGCCCACGGCCGAACGCGTGCCCGAGGGCGTGGCCTTGCGCATCCCCAAATAG
- a CDS encoding SGNH/GDSL hydrolase family protein produces MKRFLSLTGRTVKWLLIAVLAVEVLSFAVITTSNWIIYGNLREGPKAVYDPYTLFLMENGVWPTANCEVVPNHPELSRTIWFFGGSTMRASSAPYERSIPSLVAKALNERDKPCVFNCMNFGVNSFNSLLEIKYLQKQFLEYIIRPNLVVFYDGANDANYFAVQKDPYAHEGKERAQGVIESYYKSGVGLLKPLNAAYFASFTRELVQKFLYTATPLDPNSPELAKFIEQVVARYDFAERLSACYGAKFLLFLQPLYWVETAPPADTTVAAKEQELILGRKTFPHVRGNFNTVYAALEKALAGKPYFVNLRDALNGRAAPAYTADGVHNTDTGREGIVAAMLPHIRDRLPCNLAPEPGGHQ; encoded by the coding sequence GTGAAACGCTTCCTTTCCCTGACCGGCCGGACGGTCAAATGGCTCCTCATCGCCGTGCTGGCCGTCGAGGTGTTGTCCTTTGCCGTCATCACCACCAGCAACTGGATCATCTACGGCAATCTGCGCGAAGGCCCCAAGGCCGTCTACGACCCGTATACGCTGTTTCTCATGGAAAACGGCGTGTGGCCCACGGCCAATTGCGAAGTGGTCCCCAACCACCCGGAACTGTCGCGCACCATCTGGTTTTTCGGCGGCTCCACCATGCGGGCCAGCTCCGCCCCCTATGAGCGCTCCATTCCGTCCCTGGTGGCCAAGGCCTTAAACGAACGTGACAAGCCCTGCGTATTCAACTGCATGAACTTTGGCGTCAATTCCTTCAACTCGCTGTTGGAGATCAAATATCTGCAAAAGCAGTTCCTGGAATACATCATCCGGCCCAACCTCGTGGTCTTCTACGACGGGGCCAACGACGCCAACTACTTCGCCGTGCAAAAGGACCCCTACGCCCACGAAGGCAAGGAACGTGCCCAGGGCGTCATCGAAAGCTACTACAAGTCGGGCGTGGGCCTTTTAAAGCCCCTTAACGCCGCCTACTTCGCCTCGTTCACCCGCGAGCTGGTGCAAAAATTCCTGTATACGGCCACGCCGCTGGACCCCAACTCCCCGGAGCTGGCCAAATTCATCGAACAGGTCGTGGCCCGCTACGATTTCGCCGAACGCCTCTCGGCCTGCTACGGGGCGAAATTCCTGCTTTTTCTCCAGCCGCTCTACTGGGTTGAAACCGCGCCGCCGGCCGATACGACCGTGGCCGCCAAGGAGCAGGAACTCATCCTTGGCCGCAAGACGTTTCCCCACGTGCGCGGCAACTTCAACACCGTCTACGCCGCTCTGGAAAAGGCCCTGGCCGGCAAGCCCTATTTCGTCAATCTGCGCGACGCCCTCAACGGACGCGCCGCCCCGGCCTACACCGCCGACGGCGTTCACAATACGGATACCGGACGCGAAGGCATCGTGGCCGCCATGCTGCCCCACATCCGCGACCGGCTCCCCTGCAACCTCGCCCCCGAACCCGGAGGTCACCAATGA
- a CDS encoding EipA family protein: MNRFAAAVLAGALLLAAAPAAQAQALKERSLSDPPPKTQTAPPPPAQQGAPAGQTPPVPTSVGVQPAPTPAAQPQQGATAYQPQPAQPAPGQPGAPQYAPQQPYQSGQPYQSGQPYQPAPAAAPGYQGAPQGQYAPPPASGEPAGGTMVNGQPIGTVAPPPPPPPAKPGPYNRDEVNREVMGFFEGGSRGLAELVARAFKDLGQPVGFIKGNEGGGALVVGFRYGVGTLYLKGQPPVPVYWQSPSVGLDLGVNAGKVFTLVYGMNRPDQIFQRFPGVDGSAYVLGGFGMNYQRVGDITLAPIRVGVGLRLGANVGYQSYTREQTINPF, encoded by the coding sequence ATGAATCGTTTCGCCGCCGCCGTCCTGGCCGGCGCGCTCCTCCTGGCCGCCGCCCCGGCCGCCCAGGCCCAAGCCCTCAAGGAACGCTCCCTGTCCGATCCCCCGCCCAAAACACAGACCGCGCCGCCGCCCCCGGCCCAGCAAGGCGCGCCCGCCGGCCAGACGCCGCCCGTGCCGACCAGCGTCGGCGTCCAGCCCGCCCCAACCCCGGCGGCCCAGCCCCAGCAAGGCGCGACGGCCTACCAGCCGCAACCCGCCCAACCCGCGCCGGGCCAGCCGGGCGCGCCGCAGTACGCGCCCCAGCAGCCGTATCAGTCGGGCCAACCGTATCAGTCGGGCCAGCCTTACCAGCCGGCTCCGGCCGCCGCGCCCGGCTACCAGGGTGCGCCCCAAGGCCAATACGCGCCGCCGCCCGCCTCGGGCGAACCGGCCGGCGGCACCATGGTCAACGGCCAGCCCATCGGCACGGTGGCCCCGCCGCCGCCTCCGCCGCCGGCCAAGCCCGGTCCCTACAACCGCGACGAAGTCAACCGCGAAGTCATGGGCTTTTTCGAAGGCGGCTCCCGAGGCTTGGCCGAACTGGTGGCCCGGGCCTTTAAAGACCTCGGCCAGCCCGTGGGCTTCATCAAGGGCAACGAAGGCGGCGGCGCGCTGGTGGTCGGCTTCCGCTACGGCGTGGGCACGCTCTACCTCAAAGGCCAACCGCCCGTGCCGGTCTACTGGCAAAGCCCGTCGGTCGGCCTTGACCTGGGCGTCAACGCCGGCAAGGTGTTCACCCTGGTCTACGGCATGAACCGGCCGGACCAGATCTTCCAGCGCTTCCCGGGCGTGGACGGCAGCGCCTACGTGCTGGGCGGCTTCGGCATGAACTACCAGCGCGTCGGCGACATCACCCTGGCTCCCATCCGGGTGGGCGTGGGCCTGCGCCTGGGCGCCAACGTCGGCTACCAAAGCTACACGCGGGAACAGACGATCAACCCCTTTTAA
- the aspA gene encoding aspartate ammonia-lyase produces MPARIEHDFLGEMTIANDVYYGIQTLRAVDNFPISGQPISSCPELIAALGYVKKAAALANMELGAIPAPIGQAICRACDDLIAGGLLDQFPVDCIQGGAGTSTNMNANEVIANRALELMGHPKGDYAHCHPNNHVNCSQSTNDVYPTAFRLALHQTLGGLAQSLEYLLAGFAAKGEEFADVIKMGRTQLQDAVPMTLGQEFSAYATTIGEDVCRLQEARSLLLEINLGATAIGTGINSRPGYSRLSTEALRELTGLNLVTSPNLIEATWDTGAYVQLSGVLKRIAVKLSKICNDLRLLSSGPRTGLGEINLPRMQPGSSIMPGKVNPVIPEVMNQVAFDIIGKDVTITMAAESGQLELNVMEPVIAHCLFTGIARLSRTCRVLRDRCVDGITANRDHCRSLVARSIGLVTALNPVIGYEMSAALAKEAMETGESVYELVLRKGVLTQEQLDELLLPENMMQPRFVQG; encoded by the coding sequence ATGCCGGCACGGATCGAGCATGATTTCTTGGGCGAGATGACCATTGCCAACGACGTCTACTACGGCATCCAGACCCTGCGCGCCGTGGACAACTTCCCCATAAGCGGCCAGCCCATATCCAGCTGCCCGGAACTCATCGCCGCCCTGGGCTACGTCAAAAAGGCCGCCGCCCTGGCCAACATGGAGCTCGGGGCCATCCCCGCCCCCATCGGCCAGGCCATCTGCCGGGCCTGCGACGACCTCATCGCCGGAGGCCTCCTCGACCAGTTCCCGGTGGACTGCATCCAGGGCGGGGCCGGCACCTCCACCAACATGAACGCCAACGAGGTCATCGCCAACCGCGCCCTGGAGCTTATGGGCCATCCCAAGGGCGATTACGCCCACTGCCACCCCAACAACCACGTCAACTGCTCCCAGTCCACCAACGACGTCTATCCCACCGCCTTCCGCCTGGCCCTGCACCAGACCCTGGGCGGCCTGGCCCAGTCCCTGGAATACCTGCTCGCCGGTTTCGCGGCCAAGGGCGAGGAGTTCGCCGACGTCATCAAGATGGGCCGCACCCAGCTCCAGGACGCCGTGCCCATGACCCTGGGACAGGAATTTTCCGCCTACGCCACCACCATCGGCGAGGACGTCTGCCGGCTCCAGGAAGCCCGGTCGCTTTTGCTCGAAATCAACCTCGGGGCCACGGCCATCGGCACCGGCATCAACTCCCGCCCGGGCTACAGCCGGCTGTCCACCGAGGCCCTGCGCGAGCTGACCGGCCTTAATCTCGTCACCTCGCCCAACCTCATCGAGGCCACCTGGGATACCGGGGCCTACGTGCAGCTCTCGGGCGTGCTCAAGCGCATCGCGGTCAAGCTCTCCAAAATCTGCAACGACCTGCGCCTGCTCTCGTCCGGGCCGCGCACCGGCCTTGGCGAGATCAATCTGCCGCGCATGCAGCCCGGCTCCTCCATCATGCCCGGCAAGGTCAATCCGGTCATCCCGGAAGTCATGAACCAGGTGGCCTTCGACATCATCGGCAAGGACGTCACCATCACCATGGCCGCCGAGAGCGGCCAGCTCGAACTCAACGTCATGGAACCGGTCATCGCCCACTGCCTGTTCACCGGCATCGCCCGCCTGTCCCGGACCTGCCGGGTGCTGCGCGACCGCTGCGTGGACGGCATCACGGCCAACCGCGACCACTGCCGCAGCCTGGTCGCCCGCAGCATCGGCCTGGTCACGGCGCTCAATCCGGTCATCGGCTACGAAATGAGCGCCGCCCTGGCCAAGGAGGCCATGGAGACCGGCGAATCCGTCTACGAACTGGTGCTGCGCAAGGGCGTGCTCACCCAAGAACAGCTCGACGAACTGCTGCTGCCCGAAAACATGATGCAGCCGCGTTTTGTGCAGGGGTAA